Sequence from the Cydia fagiglandana chromosome 8, ilCydFagi1.1, whole genome shotgun sequence genome:
AGACtaatatagtttattttgctcgggggAAGACAAACAGTATGAGAATTGATagccccggtgatagtcttttcttaccttaccttaccttaccctACCTAATTGAATTTATCAATTAGCTGACCGTAATAACTTCTTACCAACGGGCTCAGTAAAAGACGGGTCAAAAACTTTTTCACCTTAGCAGCTCTAACAAAGGTACTTTTCTACATAAAAagagtgagcaaaatgcgattttgcgaGTTAAGGAATTAAATAATCTGTCGCTTGCAcaggactcaaaataagcagtctaagaaatatcaaactttgatttcttgttgtacaaataactattttagtaTGAGATGGTATGAGTTATATAAAGTTACGCGGAACTTTTATTTAACGGaactttcctgtagacatcatAAAGCCTAATTTTCgtagtttttcgttatacacaTGCTTCTACTTCTCAAAATTTGTATCAtgagtttaagaaaatatatgtAGGATATGGAAATAAATTcgccttttatttatttatttaaaaatgtattgcaccaaatacaaataaaatttacaaatggcggacttaataccTAAAatcattctctaccagtcaacgaTAGGTACGTAGgctgttccataagtcttgcaatggaaggaatctaacaagctttgacatgtatgactgagcgtatggttatctgccactaattacaagttcttacatgatgtgtttgttgagcctgccagcagtgatagtcggtaaatagatcgaaacaattgtgaaaagggtaaccgcgagtacagagtgattttctattataatttcaaacgtGGATTATTTTACCAAGAGTGCCACGAGGGAAATGTTCGGTGCCTTTGGTAAAGAGTGCCCTTCCCTTTCTACCGTATTCAGGTGGTACAAGGAATTTCAAAGAGGCAACTATAATTTAGACGACGACGAAAGACCGGGCCGACCCTTTACAAGCAGGACCCAAGAAAACATAGACGCTGTTAGAAAACTGATAACTATTAATAGGCGAATTACGTGCAGGCAGATTGAGGACTTCTCCACATTAGTGCATCAacacttaattcaattttacacgAAGACCTACAagttaaaaagttatgttctcTCTGGATCCCTCACCTGGGCAGTTGGCACCTCCACCATCATAACGCTCCTGCTCATCGTGCGATTAGAACTTGGGAGTTTTTGGAGCAATCGGGGCTTACTGTGCTGTACCATCCGTCTTATAACCCCGATCTTGCACAATGCGATTTTGGTCTCTTCCTGCTGATCAAAAGCCAATTAAAAGGACGACGGTTTGCAACTGATGACGAGCTAGTGAGTGCATGGGATGAAGCCTGCGCCACTGTCACAAAGGAGCGATGGAAGGTCATGTTTGATACATGGTTGGAACGCAAGCATAAGTGTATTAACagtgatggtttttattttgaaaaatcttaataagaagttacacttttgcaagacttatggaacaacctacgtacaatgtgtttttattatgtgcaataaaaattattaacttTTGTAATATCCACAGAAAAGCCGATTTTCCCAAAcgtttttgacccaaatttgtAAACATTCGCTTTGGGAGGTCCCTGGTTTAATCCCCAGTAATTGTATGCTGGGACAtaacttttttgtattttttttatttactttttacttaaatttcgttttgtttttttgttatatTGTATGATTGTTCCAGATTTGCAGCGTTTTTGGATAAATTTGGTGCTCGTCCGTCCGGGACACAGACATTGGAGAAAGCTATTGATCATATGATTAATCTAACGAGAGGATATGGAGTAACAGATGTTACCACTGAAGAAGTAGACGTAGGTATCAGAATGAGGGATTACCCATGACTTGTCAGGATTTTTGGTCCTTTGTCAAGATTGCGggcataagacgtccactgctgaacataggcctcccccttggacctccatacgtgccggttggaagcgacccgcatccagcgtcttccggcgacattaacaaggtcgtctgtccatcttgtgggtggacgtcctacgctgcgcttgctagtccgtggtctccactcgagcacttttcgaccccatcagccatcttctctgcgtgcaatgtggcctgcccagtgccacttcagcttgctaatccggtgaagGGATATTGGGTGCTTTAATATTTTATCGTAGATAACGGTAATTTGTAGATGAGATGTCTGCAGTTACGCCTAAATCCCACAACTCTTTCATACATTTGGTATGGGTCGTGGCAATTACACcgcagacatatttttttagaatGACCCATAAAAGCACGCATACCACTACGTTTGTTTGTAAACAAGGAATGGGGAGAAGACTGTCCGTGAagtatcaaaattaaaataccaTATGATGAACATTAAATATCATAGGTGCATATACTAGTAGGGTTTAAAAGTGACCAAGGAGGATGTAAGTTAAcaagtgacaagaaaaagttgattcacatacttaacaaaattCTAGTGTGCCTAAAATTACACCCGTAgaaccaacatgttaatttctaagaataattatgtaatacataaatacataatttctCATAATATATTACAGGCACCACACTGGGTTCGTGGACATGAATCGGTGTCAATGATCTCACCCCGTGAAAAGAACATCGCAGTAATTGGTCTCGGAAGCAGCGTGAGTACTCCAAAGGAAGGAATAATAGCAGAAGCAATCGTCGTCCAGAGCTTTCAAGAACTCGATCAGAAAACTAATGACGATATTAAGGGAAAAATAGTAGTTTACGATGTACCTTACATCAGTTACGGAGACACTGTGCAATATAGATCACAAGGTGCTTCTAAAGCAGCTAAAAAAGGTGCAGTTGCGTCTCTAGTTAGATCAATTACTCCCTTTTCTATATACTCTCCTCATACAGGCGCTCAGTATTATGATGACAAAGTACCAAAAATTCCAGCAGCAGCAATTACTCATGAAGATGCGGATCTGTTATACAGACTTCAGAATGAAGGTGAAAAGATTATTCTGAGAATTAAAATGTTCAGCACATTTGATATGAAAAAGTCACGGAATACCATTATAGATGTAAAAGGTAAAGATCCTGATAAAGTAGTGATTGTCTCTGGACATATTGACAGCTGGGATGTAGGACAAGGAGCCATGGATGACGGAGGTGGAATGATTATCAGCTGGCTAGCACCAATAGCTTTGCACCATTTAAATTTAAGACCAAGAAGAACTTTGCGTGCTATTTTATGGACAGCTGAAGAACCCGGTTTAGTTGGTGCTCAAgcatatttaaataaacacaTAAATGAGCTTCATAATATTGATTTTATCATGGAATCAGATGAAGGTACTTTTAAGCCTCGTGGTCTAACGGTAGCTGGTTCAAAAGAGGCTAAGTGTCTTATAGCAGAAGTACTTAAACTCTTTTCTCCAATAGACAAATTAAAGGAAAACGACTACCCTGGTTCAGATATAAATTTGATTATCAATAAAGGGGTGCCCGGGGCATCTTTGATGAATGACAATGAGAGATATTTCTGGTTCCATCATAGTGAAGGAGATACATTGAATGTCTTGAATAAGACAGATGTCATTGACTGTGCCGCGTTTTGGACGGCAGTTTCATACGTTATTGCAGATATGGAAAAAGATATTCCTCATAAAAGTAAAGCAGTTTAACTGTTATTAATTCTTTCGTGGGTATTTTAGTCAGAAATGAAGGATAGTCGTctgacagttttttttatttccttatGTTACATGTGCGTATAAGCCTAATCTAAGTGAATTAGAGACGATATTGAAGTTATTGTGGCAAAGTCGGCACATGCTGCAGACAGGTGAAACACAGTGAAACTAAAATAGTAAGTTACAGTACACAAGTTATGCTGGAAGAATGAAAAAGAGAAGTATGGTTATGGAATGTACTTTATGGGTTTCTTTGAGtgtttttttacacaaaatatgatatatttactGACAAAGCTTTCATGATTACTACTTTGACGGTACGCATAGATGTCACTACGCCCTCTAAGATGTGTGAATGAACTAAAGAAATAAGAGAAGAATATCACTGTGATCGAGCACTGCCCCGCCACTCAAACGATTGTAAGTAGGTGGCATTCGAGAACGTATGCAGTAAACACTTACAAGACTGCAATAAAAACCAACCTCAGCTATGTTGCGATGATCATTAAGATAAGGGAAACAGACGATAGCGCCATCTAACATACAGGCAGCTGAGCCAGCGACATCTCTCGGTGAGCGGCGTAACTATCGCAGCCAAAATAATGGAACATGATATTTGCTAATGCGATCTGTTTGCAAGTTGGTGTTAAATCTGTAATTTTATATGaataatatcgtcgggtgacaagcaaaagtcactaactaacaccattgaaattattgaacAATAAACCGTGTCACAAgcttacaagtgtaataaagtgcattgttactttaattttttgatagtatgtACTTAGTGACTTCTGCTTGTCATCCGACGATATTTGTTATCCTACTTCTCTGTTTTCGCACTACAATGAGGTTGTAAAACGAGTTAATTACGCTGTACACCGGGTGGGAGCTATTAATTACTTGTTTCGTCGTTTTCAGCCAAAAACAGCTAATATAACGTTAAGTATACGGCTCTTTAGCAGCTGTCACGCGATTAAGTTAATAAACGGTGCTTTCGTCTTCGGAACAATTGCGTTTAGTTAAATTTcttttaaatatctgggagaccgagcttcgcTCGGAAAACACAAAAACTCAAATATGCACGTTCGACTCGATATCGACTTTTTGtctccgaaaacccccatataccaaatttcatcgaaatctttagagccgtttccgtgATCCCCataacatatacatacatatatacatatataaaagggggaggcctatgttcagcagtggacgtcttatggctaagatgatgataatgatatatatatatatatatatatacaagaattgcttgttCAAAGGTATAAGATTATGCTTATTCAGAAGTAACCCACTGATCTAAACTTTTATGATAGAGGTATTTGATGAAGACACCACTGTCTGTCAATTTCCTTTATAAAGTGACGTACTGAACGTCATATCCGCGGCAGTAATGCGGCGGCGAATGTCCCTCATCTTACCAAACAAATTGTCATCGCAACAGTAAATGAATAAATGTTGCAATGAATTTGTTTGCAGCAGAtaaggttgactcacgttaTACTGGGCCGTGTCCaagccggagcttccagcgcatcgttttctatggaaagcatcacgtggtcacctgtcatgtcatagataAGCGCCGgatgctccggcccggacacggcctggtctaacgagagtcatccttaactGTAATTCCCTCAAGACGCGTCCAAGCACGCTCGTTGGGATAATATTGGAAATGCCACACACGGACGCGGAGCTATGCCCAAGATGGCTAGCTGAGAAGCCAATACAAACATTACGAACTTACAAGCCCATCCCAACCATATAATGTGATACTGACATAAGGGATCTGACAAATATGAGATGGTTCCAATCTTCTTTAGAGGACCTGTGCTGAATTCCGTATTATTGCAActttcaaccaaaaacgtcacttttgacaatgacagatcagagggcctaccgcgaaccacgttcgacgtgttgcctctctgacccacttgtaaattcgtacgtaagtgtgacagggaggcaacacgtcgaacgtggttcgcggtaagccctcagtatccGATCAGTTCTTcttcctcgattccttatgACTGAGGGTCGCGACCACATGAGCTCGTTATTTTGTGCACCAAAGCTCTCCATTTTGCACAATTTTCCGCCTTCCTAATAAAAAGCGCCTATGTAAACCCTTGGCAGGCCTTCTTTACAGAGTCCACCCAGCGGGTTGGTGGATGTCCACTACCCCGTCCTCCATCCACCATGCCATCCcatcagcaagcctattatggctcgctttatccacatttatccacgtgataaaacaactgtcactttttaactctgcgggatagaaagagacggacaccgttttatcacgctgtcacgtagacaaatacgaccatcatatccgtacagtatATTGGAATGAGATCTATTAACGGCCTCCCTGCtaggatcaaagtggcactgtTCTGTTCCAGGACActatttttgtctttttatgcataatatttttttagcttaaataatattttgtaacatgcataatatttttttagcttaaataatattttgtaacaTAATAATTCCATCACGTCACATGGTAGCTAAATTATTTCCAGGCGTTACTCTCGGGATTCTATTATAGAATCCTTCGCTTCGTTCAGGATTAGGCCCTCACCATAGGATAGGatacatttgtaattttgcTCCCTTGTGACGCAATCTATGTTTTCCCGGAAAACGGATTCCTCCATATATTTGTGAGCAGTCCGTGACAAAATATAAAGttatttttggcaaaaaaaaaactaattccTTCTACGGAAAAATGTTTTCAAGAACATGGCTGGCAATGTCATTTCGACACGCGACCTTACTCAAGATTTGGCATACTTAGATAATTTTACGGAAGCAACTCTCATCTCCAACCGGAAAACTCAGGTGAATATTACACTCGGTTTCGTTACTTTCCTTGTTTTCCTTGACcgaaagataaaatatatattatatattatgagtatgtataaaatatgtagtagtatattaattatatatatattctagtatatttatttgtgtattctatatgtagtttatcatattattagttgttcgttgttcagttgttttccaatgttctaataaatgcctctgttctccttgcaccatttttacatgtctctgtttggcccgatggttgactggtagagaatgccaatAGGCATTAAGTtcaccatttgtacattatttttatgttttgtgcaataaagtttaaataaataaatatacatattaaaatcACATTTACAACCGGGTCTTACgcgaatttatttaattacctttatttaccgaggTTTTTACACAGGCTAACTGATATCTAAGCAAAATGAATAGAACTTAAGTTGCTACCaaagattatttatttaatatatttatttcggaTAATAAGATCCATACATTTTAATAGTTAcattacatatataaatacctaatacaataaattaaattaaataaaactacttctTAAAGAAAATAAGATAAGATTAGGTAAGTAttcaatttttttgttttcttagcGGAACCTAAACAGCTGAGTCAACTcctaaaaataagaaattgaaaggcaaatatttacaaatctctataataaaatgcattgtcttCATAACAAAGGCATGAGcgttattttcagaaaatatgaTCAGGAAAACTGCGCCTTTTTGTCGTCTCACCTAACCATTGTCTTGCCTATCACCTGCTAAACGTATTGTCTCGGAAAATTTGAAATGTATTGAAATTTATAAGGTAAGGTAAACATCAGTGAAAGGAGATGTAAACATACGCTGTGTaaacatatatattatgtaaacatAATGCCTACGGAACCTCTAGTGTAGTTCGATAGCGTGAAGAGCGTTCGcgtttttgtatgggattttgaacgcCAAGTGGgatgttttggaaactcaaaatcccagaTAAAATGACGCTTAacagcccttcaacgtgcacactggcgccactgctaaataatcgtgattatttaaatttaacaacaggtatttaaaaatgggggccgctacggactgtattgtgtatttaagtaccttttgaatacatcaaactagtttttatgttcctGGATTCgacgatctaggaactcaaaacaaaaacggccgtttttactttggacgcatagattgacaaatccagcaacacaaaaactagtttgatatattcaaaaggtacttaaatacacaatacagtccgtagcggcctccatttttaaatatctttcgtgaaatttaaataatcacgataatttagtagtggcgctagtgtgcacgttgaagggctcttaacgcaaacgcgtacgtcacgtcatgctatcgaatgaaattacACTAGGGGTACCTATGCATAGGACAAAAATAAGTATAGCTTCTGtgttttaattaggtacctattagagTTTGAGCGGAAAGAGAATGAGAAGAGAAtgtatcggcgcgattcgggaaatgaattagacattcactagacatgaaatagtaacgatatgtgacgttccacggcaaaaggtaccctatggcggttggcgcttgcactattattaacgccgctccaatattatttcggccataaggtaccttttgctgtggaacgtcacatatcgttactatttcgaatctagtgaatgtctaattcatttcccgaatcgtgacgtatggggcccaatacttTCCACGACTCTAAAAGTAGGGGTCAGAAGAAACACGAACCCAGCCGCCGCTCTGCAATCGAAGTTATGATCTCATTTCCGTACagggcgggaagaagttgataactcgagatattctactgaagaaatttgaactttaatttaaattacataaggttcaaatttcttcatatcaacttcttcccgccgtgtacggatttAAAAACGATATTCTGAAATACTTAACATGCAATCTGACATGAACAGTCATGATTATATCTATGCCtggtaatatttttttcatcacacttgctcggaaaagatgtatttacacgtagggcttgcgggcgggaaattgaaattttcgccctagggcggaaaaaatcttttccgagcaagtgtgatgaaaaacacttatttacacgtag
This genomic interval carries:
- the LOC134667066 gene encoding carboxypeptidase Q-like — its product is MLTEMYISVFFFVLTLINIDGAIITRYDESECNLDPQIVHDIASYKNVTQIIMDEIKNKGLGQRMFEQFAAFLDKFGARPSGTQTLEKAIDHMINLTRGYGVTDVTTEEVDAPHWVRGHESVSMISPREKNIAVIGLGSSVSTPKEGIIAEAIVVQSFQELDQKTNDDIKGKIVVYDVPYISYGDTVQYRSQGASKAAKKGAVASLVRSITPFSIYSPHTGAQYYDDKVPKIPAAAITHEDADLLYRLQNEGEKIILRIKMFSTFDMKKSRNTIIDVKGKDPDKVVIVSGHIDSWDVGQGAMDDGGGMIISWLAPIALHHLNLRPRRTLRAILWTAEEPGLVGAQAYLNKHINELHNIDFIMESDEGTFKPRGLTVAGSKEAKCLIAEVLKLFSPIDKLKENDYPGSDINLIINKGVPGASLMNDNERYFWFHHSEGDTLNVLNKTDVIDCAAFWTAVSYVIADMEKDIPHKSKAV